A genomic segment from Necator americanus strain Aroian chromosome III, whole genome shotgun sequence encodes:
- a CDS encoding hypothetical protein (NECATOR_CHRIII.G10599.T1), giving the protein MGTPVAQILYYLSQEQQTPSDVQHELEAFSAFLETLTDVTCSQLVSSGVAARITESLSRRRLCSLKWTASCPSRKWVCFVLRLARILFRDRSCVDVFHSIKEHQNYVQFANYLSRNLLNYETEYTQVAGLLLNVTQKLIHDGEAALMFVRVQIAKCMLRFLNCRDMYIQQAALEILGRVADWSAVCRVELCASTAIDICLQLIPTRDLLTQK; this is encoded by the exons ATGGGAACTCCAGTCGCCCAAATCCTCTACTATCTCTCTCAGGAACAGCAGACTCCATCCGATGTTCAACACGAACTCGaagctttttctgcttttct AGAAACACTGACAGATGTCACATGTTCACAACTGGTATCGAGCGGAGTGGCCGCAAGAATTACAGAATCACTATCCAGACGGAGATTGTGCAGTTT GAAGTGGACGGCTTCTTGCCCATCTCGCAAATGGGTTTGTTTTGTGCTGCGATTAGCTCGGATTCTATTCCGTGATCGCAGCTGTGTTGACGTATTTCACTCTATCAAAGAGCATCAAAACTATGTGCAG TTCGCCAACTACCTCTCCAGAAACCTCCTCAATTACGAAACTGAGTACACTCAAGTGGCAGGTTTACTTCTCA ACGTGACACAGAAGTTGATTCACGACGGGGAAGCAGCATTGATGTTCGTTCGGGTGCAAATCGCGAAGTGCATGCTCCGCTTCCTCAACTGTCGTGACATGTACATCCAACAGGCAGCACTTGAG ATTCTTGGGAGAGTTGCCGATTGGTCAGCCGTCTGTCGTGTGGAACTCTGTGCCTCAACTGCAATCGACATTTGTTTGCAGCTCATACCCACGAGGGATCTCTTAACGCAGAAGTGA